Proteins encoded together in one Dehalococcoidales bacterium window:
- a CDS encoding carbon-nitrogen hydrolase family protein: LLEVDGDKCYNAAALIGPQGLVGKYRKNHLPFLGVDRFVDPGDRPFQVHQTPVGNIGMHICYDCNFPESSRIMALQGADILALPTNWPGTRDHIPKYVINTRALENKVHVVAVDRVGVERGVRFLGRSKIANAWGDTLASGSARKEEILYGEVSLAQARQKRLVVKPGEFEVDFIRDRRPELYGDLTRPDAYQPPA, translated from the coding sequence GACTACTCGAAGTAGACGGCGACAAATGCTACAACGCCGCCGCGCTGATTGGGCCGCAGGGACTGGTGGGCAAATACCGTAAAAATCACCTGCCGTTCCTCGGTGTCGACCGCTTCGTAGACCCCGGGGACAGGCCGTTCCAGGTGCACCAGACACCGGTCGGCAACATCGGGATGCACATCTGCTACGATTGCAACTTCCCGGAAAGCTCCCGTATCATGGCATTACAGGGCGCTGATATCCTCGCCCTGCCTACCAACTGGCCCGGGACCCGGGACCATATCCCGAAGTACGTCATCAATACCCGCGCCCTGGAGAACAAGGTCCACGTGGTCGCTGTGGACCGTGTCGGCGTCGAGCGCGGCGTCAGGTTCCTCGGCCGGAGCAAGATTGCCAACGCCTGGGGAGACACGCTTGCCAGCGGCAGCGCCAGGAAGGAAGAGATACTCTACGGCGAAGTCAGCCTGGCACAGGCCAGACAGAAACGTCTCGTAGTCAAGCCGGGCGAGTTCGAGGTGGACTTTATCCGCGACCGCCGCCCGGAGCTATACGGTGACCTCACCCGACCCGACGCCTATCAACCACCAGCCTGA